One genomic region from Stackebrandtia nassauensis DSM 44728 encodes:
- a CDS encoding Clp protease N-terminal domain-containing protein has translation MFEKFSKDTVRAVHAAVAQAKESRARNIDEEHIVYALFREPGTLASQLTRGALTLSALRESYARAHRRGGVSQADADTLRDIGIDVDEVIATVETQLGEQALAPKPSTAKPKRHLPFTPAAKDVLAGALREAVKRRDKRIGDDHLLLALLGRGGLAAGVLAELGATYEEVSARVD, from the coding sequence ATGTTCGAGAAGTTCAGCAAGGACACGGTTCGGGCCGTCCACGCCGCCGTGGCCCAGGCCAAGGAATCCCGGGCCCGCAACATCGACGAGGAGCACATCGTCTACGCCCTGTTCCGGGAACCGGGCACGCTGGCCAGCCAGCTCACCCGCGGCGCCCTGACCCTGTCGGCACTGCGCGAGTCCTACGCCCGAGCCCATCGCCGGGGCGGAGTCAGCCAGGCCGACGCCGACACGCTGCGGGACATCGGCATCGACGTCGACGAGGTCATCGCGACGGTCGAGACACAGCTGGGCGAACAAGCGTTGGCGCCCAAGCCGTCCACGGCCAAACCGAAGCGCCATCTGCCGTTCACCCCGGCGGCCAAGGACGTGCTGGCGGGGGCACTACGCGAGGCGGTCAAGCGCCGGGACAAGCGGATCGGTGACGACCACCTGCTGCTGGCGCTGCTGGGCCGAGGCGGCCTCGCGGCCGGGGTGCTGGCGGAACTGGGTGCCACGTACGAGGAGGTCTCGGCACGGGTGGACTGA